The genomic DNA TCTAATGATTCAGGAAAATCAACTTTCTTTAATGTAATTGCATTATTATTAGGACGTGGAGAGAACAATAAAGTTAAAGTACTAACTTTAATAAAAGAAATAAATGAGCAAAAAAATAAAATGGATCTAAATGATATTTACTTTCAAATAACTTTTAAAAATGATAGTACTAATATTGAAAGAATCTTTAAATTATACCTATTCTCAGAATTAAATTATATTGATGGACAACTTGTTGAGTATAAGAAATATAAGAAAGAAATAAGTAATTTATATAACCTTAAAAATGATATATTGCTAGGTACTTTTTCAATTAGAAACTTGGATGAGGATAAATATACTGTTTTTGAAAATTATAAAATAACAAAAAATGAAACAAAAGATTCTATTATTAGGAGTATTTTTGAATATGACAAAGTATTATTTGATAGTAGTATCGCATTAGAGATTACAAATTTAGATATTCAGCTGAAAGTATTAGAAAAGAAGATTAAAATTAGTGAATTAAATAAGTTAAATAAGGAGTTAAAAAGTACTAATGAAAAGTATAATGAAGTTTATAATAATGAAGTTTATATAAATAATTTAGAAATGATTAATGAAATTATTTATCTAAAAAATTATAAAAAAAGTCTCAAAAAAAATTTTGATACTAATACATTTGATGCTCTTTTAAAAGAATATGATACTTATTTTCTAAAAAAAAGTAGTTTAAAAAAAATGGAAAGTGTAAAAAATTTTTTTAATATTATGAATTTAAATATTGAAAAATTTAAAATGAATAGTACAGAAATTGGGACTAGAGTTTCTGAATTAGAAAAAAATATTGAAAAAAACAAAATAGAATTAAAGAAAATAGGTTTAGTAAAAGATATTGAAGATAAGGCAATAATTGATACAAAAATTTTTCTAATAAGTAAAGAACTAGAGAAAATAGAAACTTTAGAAATTAAAAAAAATAATTTAAAGAACTCGCTTAATATTATGGAGAATTTTTCAATTAATTCTCTTATGAAAAAATTTATTGATGAGTCATTAAAAAACTGAAAAATATTTTTTAAATATTCAATTAATAGAAATTTGAAAATTAATTTTAATTCTAAAAAAGGACTAATAAACTATTCCATTAAAGCAGAAGCCCTAGAAACTAATAATCAGGCTTTTACAGGTAGAGGGAAGAGTCAAATAATTACAATTTTTTTAAAAGCTACTTTACTTGAAAGTACGGGTTTAAAAGTACCTTTAATAATAGAATCAGATATATTAGATAGCATAGATATTGAATATAAAAGAATATTATTTTCATATCTTAATCAGTTAAGCATTCAGACAATTATTTTCTATAGAAATCTTGAAAAAGAATTTTTAAACTATAAACTAAATAATAGAATATTAACGAGAGAAAATCCATTCTTGGGCTTTGCAATATAAAATAAAAGAGATATACATTGTTAATAAAAAAAATTCTTATAGTAGACAAAAAGATAAAAAAAAAAAAAAAATCTTGTATATAAGACAAATATAATTTTTAAATTATACAAAATCTTTTTATAAAATAAAGCAAAGAATAGACAACCTTAAAGAGACTTGCACTTGATTTTAAATCAACTGTAAATAGTCTCTTTTTTATTATAAATATAATCTTGAAGATTATTTCTTTCTAAAATGAATTCTTTAAACTTAGTTCTAAAATTCCCCAATGAATTAAAATAATTTCTATAATCTTTGAAGAAAATATATTTGTTTCATCCTTTTAAATACTCAGTAGCAAAATTGTGTTTAAATCCAACATCAGATATTGACAATGTAAGATTATTTCCTTCATCAAATAATTTTTAACAGTAAAAGAAGTATTGCAGTTCCTTTATTTGTTTGAATGATTGATTGCTCTACTAAATTAGCTTTGACAATTCTTTGAACTTGTGATAAACATTGTAAAACCTGTATTATTTTCTGAACTCTGAAAATAAAAATCTATTCTTTGTCTAATATTTATGGAGATACTTGCTTGTTTCTCATAAATCATATAAATGTTTAAAAAAAATCTAAGATTTATTAGACTCAATTATGTGATATTATTTTAAGAGTTAGAGATATTTATTTATTTTAAATTAACTTACTTTAAAATAAATAAATTGCTTTAAAAACTTCTAAGGAGAAAATATAATTTATGAATCTGCAATTTAAAATTTCGGAGAAAGAGTCAAATTTTGAAGAACTTAAACTTGAATTAGGTATTAAAAATTTTAATAAAAATAACATTACTTTATGTAGAGATATGGTTATTTCAAAAATTAAAAAAGTATTAGATTTAAGTTTTGAAACTGAAGAATTTATACTTACTAAATTTTTTGAATTATTAAATGAAAATAGTTTAATGGAGTTAATGTATTTAAACTTATCAACTTTTGATAATAATATTAGTAAAGATAAAGCTAATAACTCAACTCTTAGAAATTTACATGCCTTTGAAAATAAATTAAAAGATTTGAAAGAAAATAATGGCACATTGATAACTGGATTGGCCTTTATTTTTAAGTTTGATAAAAAAATTAATAAGAAATTTAATTTACTAAAAAACTCAATTATTATTTATGCAGATTTTTGCTATGAAAAAGAGGCAGATAATTCAGATACAAAACTTTGATTTGATATAACAAGGGTTGAGTCTATGGAGTTTAGTTATGAATCTGTTGATTCATTAAATATTAAAACAATAACTAATTTAATTGATAGTGTAGAATTTCTTGAAAAAAATGAAATAGATATTTTAAAGCTATATGAAAATAAAGAAGACTTTTTTAACTTATTTAGATCCGTTTCAAGATCTGAAATTCTTACTGGAAAATCTGAAGAAGGTCTAAATTTAAGAGGTTGACATGACTTTATTATTGATTTTAAAAGATATTTAAGAGACAAAAAAAAGGTGTCTTCCCAAGCAAAACTTTTTTCACTTAAAGATTTTTCTTTAGAAGAAAACACAAATGCAAAAGAGAATTTGATATTAATGATTGATAGTAAGACAAAAATTTCAGAGGGAAAGTATAAAATTATCTCAAGTGAAAGAGATGATATAAAAACAACTACTTCAATAAAATCTTTATCAGGCTTTGATATAAATGAATATATTAATCAACAAATTACTATTTTTAATGAAAAAATTACTCTAAATCTAGAGAAAATAAAATTAGATGAAACAAAAATTAACAAATTATTAGATGAAAAACGAGAATACACAATAACTTTAAGAGAATATGAAAAAAACTTAGATGGTGAACAAAGCAATAATAAAAGAGCCGTTGAAGAGGAACAAAAATTAAAAAAAGAAATATTAAATGTGGAAAAAAATATAGATATTTTTGAAAAAAGTAATAAAAAAAATAAAAAAATAAAAAAAGATAAAACATCTGATAATTTAAAAAATAATCAAGTTATTAAGGAATTGAAACAAGATTTACAGATTTTTAAAGAAAATTTAAAAAATATAAGTTTGTATTTAAAAAAAACAGTAGACCAATTAAAACTACATAATGAAGAAATAAATAAAAATAAAAATAAAATAGGTTTATTAGACGATAAATTAAATAAATTAAATGGTTCAAAGGAAGAATTAAACGAAGATATTTTAAGTTTTGAAAAAGAAATTAGTGACTATAATAATTTAAAAAGTAATATTGAATTATCAACTGCTAGTTTTAAAAAAGTATCTTTAAAAACTGACCCAAGAGATGACGAAGAAAAAATAATAAATTTTAATGAAATTGAATTATCATCTTTATTAAAAAATGATTATAAGGGAAAACAAATTTGATATTTATCAGATTTTGATCAGGGTTTGTTAACTAAAATAAATAGGTATCATTCAGCAATTGTAATGCTGGAGAAAGGTATATACAGAAATCCGTATCTTGCAACTTCATTAGAATATCCTGAATTGATTAGAGTAAATAAATTCCCAGTTATTGATTTAGATAATATAAATTTAAACTTAAATTCTAAACAATATGAAGCATTGGAAATGGCTTTAACTTCGAACTCTTTAAGTTATTTACAAGGTCCACCAGGAACTGGAAAAACTCAAACAATTGCTGCAATAACTTATCTTAGTTGTAAAAAAAATGAAAACACTTTAATTACTTCATTTTCTCATGAAGCAATAAATAATGCCTTTGATAGACTTAAAGACTTTTTTAAAATCGATCCCAATATTATTTTTTACAAAAATACTTATATTAGAGATAAAGAAGAAGAATTGAGTAGTGAAGGATATGACTACAAGCATATGTATCAAAATTTTTTATACTCAATTGATAACTTTATACTAAAAGATTTTGATAATCAAGATAATGATGAATTTGATTCATTTTCTGAACAATATAATTTTTCTAAGGGAGAAATAAATTTTGTTCCTACTTTTTTAATGCAAATGATAAAAAATCAAGAATATGACAAATATAATTTAAAAAATTATAAGTGAATTTATTCAGAATCAATGGCAAAAAACTTAGAAGAAGAAATAAAAGAAGCTATTACATATGGTGGTTCAAAAGAAGAAGTTTTAGATAGTAAAACTATAATTCTAGAAAGAAAATATGAAAAAGAAATAAAAAATTACATTACTCTGGATAAACAAATATCTAAGTTTATTGAAAAGTATGGTAATTTTAAATCAGATGAAATTGTTTCAATTGATAAAATCATTGAAACGATAATAAAAAAAGTAAATATTAATTCTGAAAAAACTTATATAAACAAGATAAGAAATCTAAATAAAAATTTGAAAAATAGAGTTAATAATAGCACTCTTAATAAAAATGAAGTTGAAACTTTTGCATTAACAGCATTAAATAAAGAATTAATAAATGTTATAGGTATCACTACAACAGGTAAGCAAAGCATAACCTATTTAAATGAAACAAGAGATTTGTTTATTGAATATCCAGTTAACTTTGAAATAATTGATGAAGTATCTAAATCAACTACAATTGAAATTTTGAATACTGCTTTATTAGCTGATAAAATTATGTTGGCAGGTGACTATAGACAATTACCTCCTAATTTATCTGATATAGATGAGAGTACTTTGAAAAAATATTTTCAATGAAAAACAAAAAAAGATGCAGATGACAAGACAAATGAAAGTGAATTTAAAATATTTAGAACTAAAATAGAAAAGTTATTTTTATTTCCCTTGTTTAAAAATCATGCGCAAAAGTTAAAAGGTATTGGAGATAAAGCTGCATATAAGTTCTTAAATATTCAACATAGATTTAATGAAGAAATTATGGATATAGTTAATTTTGTCTATGATGAAGAAGAAAAATTACAATTACCAAGTACTAAAAGAAATGAAATAATAGTTAAATTAAATTATGATAAAACATATAGTAATGCTGTAAATATTTTAGATACGTCTTACATAAGCGAAAAGTTTGTCAAATATGTTAAAGAAAATTCAAAATACAGTCAAACATTAAATATTTTTCAAGGTCAGGTTTCTTTTGATCAGAAAATTTCTTTATTTAATAACAGATCACTTGGATCAGCATTTAATGAGTACAATGCTTATTGCATTGTTGAACTAATAAAAAAAATAAAAGAAGACGTGTTAATTAATCCCAATCAAATTGGAATTATTGCTGTAACTAAATCACAAAAAATTATTATTAGAGATATGTTAAGAGAGAGCATTAAGGATAATAATTATTTAAGTCAGATTAAAATAGATACGGTAGACAATTTTCAAGGAAGAGAAAAAGACATAATAATAGTTGATCTTGTAAGAGGTAAGCAACTGCTTACTGTAGATAGAATAATTAGAGATTTTAAATCAAGAAATATTGATTTTTATAAGTCAATTGAAAGATTAAATGTAGCCGTTTCAAGAGCAAGACACAAATTAATAATAGTTGGAGCTGTCGAAGATTATTTTAGAAGTGAAGTAAAACCACTAATTGATAATGAAAAAGGTGAACAAACACCTTTAAATATATTTGATTTGTGATTTGAAAAAGTAGAAGATAATGAGGGTGTAATTAGAACATGAAAAATATAATAAAAGTAAATATAAATATCCCTTATTTTTTACAAGAAATTGAAGTTAATGTTGCTTCATTAAAACAATTAAATGATTTTAACTCAAGATTTTGCTTACTTTTGGCTTATAAAAACGAGTTAGAGGATTTACCTCCAATTATAGAATTGCAAGATTTTTTTAAGAAATATTTTAATTTAGATTCAAAAATGCATATATTTATTGAAGACTCTTTTAAAGAGATATTTAAATCAAAAACAATAACTTTTAAATTTAATAATTATGAAGATATTAAAAATATTTGAGAGATAAATTTTAATGAATTAGTTTTAAATAAAAAGATAAAAGAAAAAATAAAAAATGAAGAGTATTTTTCCTTAACAGAAAATCTACAAAAAAGAAAAAAAATATTTTTAAGTGAAATATTAAATAATAAAAGTCCAAAAGAGGTTGAATCAAAAATTGGTTATGAGAAAATTGAAAATAATAATGAAACTTTAGACTCTCAAGTTAATAGATATTTAGATCAAAATTATTATGAGACACTAGGTGAGGCCAATGTTAAAATAGATCATTTATCACAAGAGATTCAATCAATAGAATTATTAGATAGTTATTTAACTTATATAGATAAGGAACATGAATTCATTGTTGATGAATCCAAAAATTTATTAGCTAAAAATAGAAGAACTGAAAAATTAATTGAGCATATTAAAATTGGATTAATTGAAAAAGAAGACTTAAAAGAAACCATTAAGAAAAAATATAATTTAACTTTAAAGGAAAATAACTTTAAAGAGAAACTAAACTCAGAAGTAATTTATCCAGAATATGATAACTATGAAATTTACTTAGAAAATATTTTAGAAGAAAATATTGGTATTGAAAGTGATCTTTGCCTTTATGAAAATAATATCTACTTAGTTAATCCTTATAAAGATAAATTGTTTATTCCAGATTTAAAAGAAGAAATTGAATTAACTAGTTTCTTTATTCAAAAATTTGAAACTAAGTACTTTAAATTCATTGATTTGCAATTAGTTAAAAATGAAAAACTTATTAAAATATTATTAGAGTGATTTGAAAGTAAAGAAGACTATACTAATTTAGAAATTAATTTTATTAAAAATAATATTAATTTAATTTCTATTAGTGAAGTGTGAACTGAAAAGCTTATCAAATACATTTTAGAAGATGATGAAATAAAAGAAATGGTTCATACTAATTCAATAGAATTAAACGAAAATGTAATTGAATTAATTACAAAGAATACTGACATTTCATATGAAGAGTTGTATCTAATTAAAAAATGAGAATATAAAAATAAGCAAATTTTTAGTAATTGAAATAAGGAAATAAATTTCTGAAAATTAATAAAAATGAAAGAACAATTTGATGTATAACCAAAAGAAAATTTTACACTAGATGGTTTAAATCTTTTAAAAAATGAAGTAGAAAATATTGAAATATCACCAATTAAAGATATAAGAATTGATAATTTTTATAAAGAATTAAATAAACAAATTGAAGCGAATAAAATGCCCATTGAAGATAAATTTACAGTTAGAATTGTTAATTTGAGAAAAAAATTTGAAGATAAAATAGGTGTTACAAAGAAAAAAAGTTTCTCTAAACAGTTGAGTTCTAATTATGAAGAAGATGATACATATTCATTTTATAAGAATAGTTACAAATTTTTATCAGAGCATGTGCATGGAAGAAAAGAACTTCAAAATGAAGAAAACTTAAAAGAATTAGACCATATTGAAAGAACTATAGACTTAGTTAATTTAAAAAAGAAAGTATAGGAGAAAATTTATGAGTCATAATGCATCAATAACATTTGATATATGTAATAAAGATGAACTATTAGCATTATCACAAGTTAAAAAAGAAATTGCAGATTTAGAAAAGTTTGCACAGAAAAATAATTTTACAGATATTTTTAGTAAAGAAATTGAAAATATCTATACTCAATTAAATGAATCAAATCTACGAATTGAAAAAATTGGTGGTTCTCATACAATTAGCAGTGAATTTTATATAATAAATCAAGAAAAAAATAAACAAATTGAAGCTTATTATTTAGAATTAGACAATATTATAAAAAAAGTTCAAAATATTAAATATACTTTAAACTTAGAAAATGAATTAGTTAATTTTATTAATCTGGAAAAAAATAAAATAGCGGAATTAATTAGTCAAAATGGATTTATAGCAAATCAAGCTATTAAAAATTTATTTGCCAATAATTCTGAAATAACTTACAATACAGTCAATAAAGAAATAGAGAAAATTAGATTTAGAGAGTTTGATCAAGCAAATGCAAAGTTGTATAAAGAAAGCTTAAAGAAAGAACTAAATAATCTAGGTATTGAAAAAGAATTTAAAATTAAGTTATACTCTGATTTGGAAAAAATTCAAACTAATATTGAAATTATGGATTTCTCTGCATTAATAAAATCAATAGAATCAAACTTTTTCAAAACGACTCTCCTTGTAAAAGATGTAGAAGAGGAATTAAAGAAAATTGGTTTTAAAACTTTGATTAAGAAATATACAGTTCTTAAAAGTTCAAATGATGATGTAGCTGATCAGTTTGTAATTTCTTTAAAAACCATTAATAATAAAAATAATAACATAGTAATTAATTTTGGTTTAAATGGAACAATGGATTATAAAATGGGTAACTATGTTGATCACTTATGTGATGCAGATGCAGAAAAGTTTATTACTGGATTACAAAACAAACAGAGATTTATTGCAACTCAAAAAATTACAAGAACTTCTACTACATCAAGACCAATTCAAAGAGCTAAAAAAATGAAAGTAAGAGAAAAATAAAATGAAAAAATCAATTGAGCAATTAAAAGTTAAAATACAACAAAAAAATTTACTTTTAATTGGAGGAAATGTATATGATACTTTTTTGGAAAATGATCAAGATTCTAAAAAACAGTTTTGTAATTTAGATAATAAAATTATTCAAATTGCAAAAGAGATTGGTTATAAGGATGTTATTAAATTTTCACCATCAAAAGGAAAAATGTTTCTTTTGGGAGAACAAGAAATATTAGAAGAAGATAATGAATTTGATGAATTTGAAAGTCATAGTATTAAACAAGTATTAGAAGAATTTATTAATGATTTAAAAAATGAAATTCAAGATAAAGATTTAAATAGAAAAATTTATATTATAGATTTTTCTGATACCTTATTAAATCAAGAAAGTATCAAAGATTTAGTAGAACAAGCAGCTATTTTATTATCAACTATATTAGAAGATGATGTAAAAAATCAATATGATATTATTAACATAAATAAATTAAGTAAAGTAATTTTTATTAGCAGAGATACAGGAAATATTGCAAGTGATTTTAGTACAAAAAATATAGAATTTGCTTCTGTTAATATTAATAAACCTAATAAAAATGAAAGAGCAGAAATATTTAATAAATTTTATCGTTCATTTAACGTAATTGATAGAGAAAAACTTAATACAGATTCAAAAGAACATAATGAAGCTGTTGGATTAACAGAAGGCTTTGCTGTAAAAGAAATTATGCAACTGGCAAGAATACAAACAGAAGATGATAATTATACTTTTAAAGAATTATTCTCATTAGCTCAATTTAATAAAAGAGATTCAGAATGAGAAAAGATGGACTTGAAACAATTAAATACTTCTGATGATATTTTAAATAAAGTAGTAAAAGGTCAAGAATTTGCAATTGCTAATGTTAAACAAACTCTAATAAATGCTAGCTTAGGACTTAATGGTATTATGCATTCTGAAAAACTTATTAAACCTAAGGGTATTTTATTTTTCTCAGGGCCAACTGGAACTGGTAAGACAGAATTAGCAAAACAAATAGCAAAACTTGTTTTTGGAGATGAAAATAAGTTAATTAGATTTGATATGAGTGAATATAATCATGAAGAATCTGATCAAAGACTTATAGGAGCCCCTCCAGGTTATATAGGTTATGATTCAGGGGGAGAATTAACTAATGCTGTAAAGGAAAATCCTTTCTCTGTCTTATTATTTGATGAAGTTGAAAAAGCTCATGGAAGAATTTTGGATAAATTTTTACAAATTCTTGAAGA from Spiroplasma endosymbiont of Cantharis nigra includes the following:
- a CDS encoding DEAD/DEAH box helicase, with amino-acid sequence MNLQFKISEKESNFEELKLELGIKNFNKNNITLCRDMVISKIKKVLDLSFETEEFILTKFFELLNENSLMELMYLNLSTFDNNISKDKANNSTLRNLHAFENKLKDLKENNGTLITGLAFIFKFDKKINKKFNLLKNSIIIYADFCYEKEADNSDTKLWFDITRVESMEFSYESVDSLNIKTITNLIDSVEFLEKNEIDILKLYENKEDFFNLFRSVSRSEILTGKSEEGLNLRGWHDFIIDFKRYLRDKKKVSSQAKLFSLKDFSLEENTNAKENLILMIDSKTKISEGKYKIISSERDDIKTTTSIKSLSGFDINEYINQQITIFNEKITLNLEKIKLDETKINKLLDEKREYTITLREYEKNLDGEQSNNKRAVEEEQKLKKEILNVEKNIDIFEKSNKKNKKIKKDKTSDNLKNNQVIKELKQDLQIFKENLKNISLYLKKTVDQLKLHNEEINKNKNKIGLLDDKLNKLNGSKEELNEDILSFEKEISDYNNLKSNIELSTASFKKVSLKTDPRDDEEKIINFNEIELSSLLKNDYKGKQIWYLSDFDQGLLTKINRYHSAIVMLEKGIYRNPYLATSLEYPELIRVNKFPVIDLDNINLNLNSKQYEALEMALTSNSLSYLQGPPGTGKTQTIAAITYLSCKKNENTLITSFSHEAINNAFDRLKDFFKIDPNIIFYKNTYIRDKEEELSSEGYDYKHMYQNFLYSIDNFILKDFDNQDNDEFDSFSEQYNFSKGEINFVPTFLMQMIKNQEYDKYNLKNYKWIYSESMAKNLEEEIKEAITYGGSKEEVLDSKTIILERKYEKEIKNYITLDKQISKFIEKYGNFKSDEIVSIDKIIETIIKKVNINSEKTYINKIRNLNKNLKNRVNNSTLNKNEVETFALTALNKELINVIGITTTGKQSITYLNETRDLFIEYPVNFEIIDEVSKSTTIEILNTALLADKIMLAGDYRQLPPNLSDIDESTLKKYFQWKTKKDADDKTNESEFKIFRTKIEKLFLFPLFKNHAQKLKGIGDKAAYKFLNIQHRFNEEIMDIVNFVYDEEEKLQLPSTKRNEIIVKLNYDKTYSNAVNILDTSYISEKFVKYVKENSKYSQTLNIFQGQVSFDQKISLFNNRSLGSAFNEYNAYCIVELIKKIKEDVLINPNQIGIIAVTKSQKIIIRDMLRESIKDNNYLSQIKIDTVDNFQGREKDIIIVDLVRGKQLLTVDRIIRDFKSRNIDFYKSIERLNVAVSRARHKLIIVGAVEDYFRSEVKPLIDNEKGEQTPLNIFDLWFEKVEDNEGVIRTWKI
- a CDS encoding AAA family ATPase encodes the protein MKKSIEQLKVKIQQKNLLLIGGNVYDTFLENDQDSKKQFCNLDNKIIQIAKEIGYKDVIKFSPSKGKMFLLGEQEILEEDNEFDEFESHSIKQVLEEFINDLKNEIQDKDLNRKIYIIDFSDTLLNQESIKDLVEQAAILLSTILEDDVKNQYDIININKLSKVIFISRDTGNIASDFSTKNIEFASVNINKPNKNERAEIFNKFYRSFNVIDREKLNTDSKEHNEAVGLTEGFAVKEIMQLARIQTEDDNYTFKELFSLAQFNKRDSEWEKMDLKQLNTSDDILNKVVKGQEFAIANVKQTLINASLGLNGIMHSEKLIKPKGILFFSGPTGTGKTELAKQIAKLVFGDENKLIRFDMSEYNHEESDQRLIGAPPGYIGYDSGGELTNAVKENPFSVLLFDEVEKAHGRILDKFLQILEDGRLTSSKNELIDFSETFIIFTSNIGVIGNNSKANQDEIRKNFIKAVEDHFINVLKRPELLNRIGKKNIIPFNYITSRKIFKEIIESKLIKLISALNKKHNVKISYSEDELENLVDLIMQEKAIEEMGGRGIINSLSEKVINSLALFIFEMKLNNKLSEKDITHVKMKVIVNKEKVVFEL